The genomic window TTGATTCCTGTATACAGTTTTCAAGTGTAATGATGCTTCTTGGTTTTTAGGTTACATTGGCGAGTTTGAGTATGTTGATGACCACAGGTCTGGTAAGATTGTTGTTGAGCTTAATGGAAGGCTGAACAAGTGTGGAGTTATCAGTCCTCGTTTCGATGTCGGTGTTAAGGAGATTGAAGGATGGACTGCTCGTCTACTTCCTTCCAGACAGGTTAGTCTAGAGACTATATAGTAGTGGTACCAATCAATGTTTTAGCTATTGATCTGCTGCCTTACTTTGCTGTTCCTATTATGGTTTAATTGGATGTTTAGTGTCATTACTTTGCCTTACTTTATCTTTCAATGTTACAACTTCATTGAACACTTCTCTATGTGCagtttggtttcattgttCTGACGACCTCAGCGGGAATCATGgatcatgaagaagctagGAGAAAGAACGTTGGTGGCAAAGTTCTTGGGTTCTTTTACTGAAGCAGGGTCTCGAGATCTATCTTATCGGGTTATAGTTTGGTTCTCTGTAAGTCGATTGACCTCACTGTCAAAGTAGTAGTTTTATATGTTGTGGTCACTCGGATACGTAAAAACTT from Arabidopsis thaliana chromosome 3, partial sequence includes these protein-coding regions:
- the RPS15AD gene encoding ribosomal protein S15A D (ribosomal protein S15A D (RPS15AD); FUNCTIONS IN: structural constituent of ribosome; INVOLVED IN: translation; LOCATED IN: cytosolic small ribosomal subunit, cytosolic ribosome; EXPRESSED IN: 25 plant structures; EXPRESSED DURING: 15 growth stages; CONTAINS InterPro DOMAIN/s: Ribosomal protein S8 (InterPro:IPR000630); BEST Arabidopsis thaliana protein match is: Ribosomal protein S8 family protein (TAIR:AT5G59850.1); Has 3503 Blast hits to 3503 proteins in 1362 species: Archae - 277; Bacteria - 1878; Metazoa - 431; Fungi - 223; Plants - 255; Viruses - 0; Other Eukaryotes - 439 (source: NCBI BLink).), whose translation is MVRISVLNDGLKSMYNAEKRGKRQVMIRPSSKVIIKFLIVMQKHGYIGEFEYVDDHRSGKIVVELNGRLNKCGVISPRFDVGVKEIEGWTARLLPSRQFGFIVLTTSAGIMDHEEARRKNVGGKVLGFFY